From the genome of Acidobacteriota bacterium, one region includes:
- a CDS encoding aminotransferase class V-fold PLP-dependent enzyme — MTPAPMSFRQLREDLPLTRRLAYFQTGSYGPTPDSVLKVVAETMAFQSRHGSASPEVTGILLDQEQRVRRQLADFLGVRPEHLAWTSNTSQAMQRVLRSVDWQAGDEILVSSAEHVSTQDACRALERHRGVVVRTFPAEAGDDALLSSLEAALSGRARMVCLSQISTLDGRKLPAREAAGLARTRGVRLMLDGAQAVGQFPVEIPALGCDYYIASGHKWLLGPLGVGFLWVSPDRLADFRPDYIPDASTWLKPGDPRPPVTAALRSELGTHNYALRIGLGRALEIMEALGPARIERYVQELVQLLFGELENRPGVRILTPTKPGRASGLVALEYGELRETGLRRLVEDLLERRIVVKFQPERPALRVSVAAFNTREEILRLVDALATLIG, encoded by the coding sequence GTGACCCCAGCTCCCATGAGCTTCCGGCAACTCCGTGAAGATCTGCCCCTGACTCGGCGGCTGGCCTACTTTCAGACCGGTTCCTACGGGCCGACTCCGGATTCGGTGCTCAAGGTGGTCGCCGAGACGATGGCCTTCCAGAGCCGTCACGGGTCGGCCTCACCGGAGGTGACTGGAATTCTGCTGGATCAGGAGCAGCGGGTCCGGCGACAACTGGCTGACTTTCTGGGCGTCCGGCCGGAGCATCTGGCCTGGACCTCCAACACCAGCCAGGCCATGCAACGGGTTTTGCGGAGCGTGGATTGGCAGGCCGGGGACGAAATCCTCGTTTCCTCGGCCGAGCACGTCAGCACGCAGGACGCCTGCCGTGCGCTGGAGCGGCACCGTGGAGTGGTGGTCAGGACCTTCCCGGCGGAAGCAGGAGACGACGCACTCCTCAGCAGCCTGGAGGCGGCCCTGTCGGGCCGGGCGCGGATGGTCTGTCTCAGCCAGATTTCCACACTTGATGGCCGAAAGCTGCCCGCCCGGGAAGCAGCGGGTCTTGCCCGTACACGGGGAGTTCGGCTGATGCTGGACGGCGCCCAGGCTGTGGGGCAGTTCCCAGTGGAGATTCCGGCCCTGGGCTGCGACTACTACATCGCCTCAGGTCACAAATGGCTGCTGGGTCCCTTGGGTGTCGGGTTTCTCTGGGTGTCGCCGGACCGGCTCGCGGATTTTCGCCCCGATTACATCCCGGATGCCAGCACCTGGTTGAAGCCGGGAGACCCCCGGCCGCCGGTCACGGCCGCCTTGCGTTCCGAACTGGGGACCCACAACTACGCCCTCCGGATCGGCTTGGGCCGGGCGCTGGAAATCATGGAGGCGTTGGGCCCCGCCCGGATCGAGCGGTACGTCCAAGAATTGGTCCAACTTCTTTTCGGGGAGTTGGAGAATCGCCCTGGAGTCCGGATCCTCACTCCTACAAAGCCGGGTCGCGCCTCTGGTCTCGTCGCCTTGGAGTACGGAGAGCTGAGGGAAACGGGTTTACGGAGACTCGTCGAAGATCTGCTGGAGCGGAGGATCGTCGTCAAGTTTCAGCCGGAGAGGCCGGCGCTGCGAGTTTCCGTTGCCGCTTTCAACACTCGGGAAGAGATCCTTCGTCTCGTGGATGCTCTCGCAACGTTGATCGGCTGA
- a CDS encoding DMT family transporter: protein MPGRAWLYALSAVFLWSTVASVFKLTLRHVDVIHLLLISSWTAFLALFLVLAAQGKASLLRRLTGRELLRSAGLGALNPYLYYLVLFKAYSLIPAQEALALNYTWPVVLVLLSVPLLGQRIGARSVGAILVSFVGVILIATRGNLGALSVSHPLGSSLALGSSLVWALFWILNLRDRRDPVLKLFLSFGFGSLFILATVLLAEGIRFPNWPGLLGGIYSGLFEMGLTFLLWLKALGLASTTARVSNLVFLSPFLSLVFIRVLIGEPILASTLAGLVLIICGILLQQRLGRS from the coding sequence ATGCCCGGCCGAGCGTGGCTCTACGCCCTGTCCGCCGTATTTCTCTGGTCCACCGTCGCCTCCGTCTTCAAGCTGACCCTGAGGCACGTGGACGTCATCCATCTGCTCCTGATCTCCTCCTGGACGGCCTTTCTGGCCCTGTTTCTGGTGCTGGCGGCCCAGGGAAAGGCCTCCCTCCTGCGTCGGCTCACCGGCCGCGAACTCCTCCGTTCCGCCGGCCTCGGCGCCCTGAATCCGTACCTCTACTACCTGGTTCTGTTCAAGGCCTACTCGTTGATCCCGGCCCAGGAAGCCCTGGCCCTGAACTACACCTGGCCTGTCGTCCTGGTTCTCCTCTCGGTGCCTCTGTTGGGGCAGAGGATCGGCGCAAGAAGCGTGGGCGCCATCCTGGTCAGCTTCGTCGGCGTGATTCTGATCGCCACGCGGGGGAACCTGGGAGCCTTGAGCGTCTCACACCCACTGGGCTCCTCTCTGGCGCTGGGCTCCTCACTGGTCTGGGCCCTGTTCTGGATCCTCAATCTGCGAGACCGGCGCGACCCGGTTTTGAAGCTGTTTTTGAGTTTCGGGTTCGGCTCCCTTTTCATCCTGGCCACCGTCCTGCTGGCTGAGGGGATCCGGTTTCCCAATTGGCCGGGATTATTGGGCGGTATCTATTCCGGTCTCTTCGAAATGGGACTGACCTTTCTGCTCTGGCTGAAGGCGCTGGGACTGGCCAGCACCACCGCGCGGGTCAGCAACCTGGTCTTCCTTTCCCCGTTCCTCTCCCTGGTTTTCATACGGGTGCTGATCGGCGAACCGATCCTCGCCTCCACCCTGGCCGGCCTGGTCCTCATCATCTGCGGGATCCTTCTCCAGCAGCGCCTGGGGCGTTCGTGA
- a CDS encoding UvrD-helicase domain-containing protein — MTVDGSVTPLPDSTARITALTDHERTLLVEAGAGSGKTALMAGRVALLIGAGADPKDIVAITFTEAAAAELLERIETLVRDLLSGAVPIELAAALPSGLTEAQRDHLSRGSETLDEITCTTIHGFCQQLIRPYSVETGLDPGAAVIDPAAAELAYQDLLDAWLSARLGRDRGADGLGRIPPIGDAGGEGDFLAALVLAAPDETLRLVRRTARFLKEHRTAEAAPAEVDSTVFERLVESTGELAAWYRNCGVEEPDTGEMIQDLLRVADLVDEAGRQRLTGRPLAALLGHQPPSACKRGTGEFKQWRRKTKWRNAAAAIGGSVALGEQLSAAGQTYYDTCSMAYAMFRTQLDALASALFVAEFDRFRELYGDYKRNAALLDFDDLLYQARDLLKNNESVRKALARRYPRILVDEFQDTDPLQSEIIWRLAGEGDPASPWHDRGIRPGALFVVADPKQAIYRFRGADVNTYLLAKKALEQHDPSAILDITANFRTRRPILEYVNRHFERLLDKSRGQPGFTLLKAIRPGDGRPCVAAFDIELDASDRNARGKPSVHRVRRKEAQAVAAVVADLIGAYPVGGKQGESHRPARAGDIALLAPTGTSLWIYEQAFEDLELPIATQAGKGFYRRQEVQDLIAIARVIADARDTLALGALIRGPLVGLTEEEIADEIEALHVRSERGDSGHGPETKGAVRLSLWTDLDSIGNPVLRRTLEVLQNLARKARRLTPYHLLVEAVEELHVNSILKARHPRGAERALANVELVLEMARAYAGRGIGDFARALWQRWNDQDAQAEGRPDAAADAVSIITMHSAKGLEWPIVIPINSTTTPRRVTGFLYGRRDDSIHIKSRLFSSPEYSEVRSDEELELNAERVRLWYVALTRARDLLLLPRQNARIPNDWLSLIDIDLDSLPSISAGGGFRGAPGPGAGSSPNAQDLATWKREAAEIHANRRQISWDRPSRHEAPVEPEEEEEAVSAGIEATLKAVPGVAQETPVQGGWTRGLILHKLMEELLTGEIHSDEAAVRARAADLIGQLGLDDEEDAAAGPSSAEMAATVMRTLRLPQVAALRPRLVPEFPVYASAVEGSAVSLTAGIADAVAIDGKGRIDVVVDWKSDVKPAVKQVAMYHRQIRDYLRSTEARTGLIVFMSSGRVDRIARGG, encoded by the coding sequence ATGACAGTTGACGGATCCGTCACTCCCCTTCCCGATTCGACGGCCCGCATTACGGCCCTGACTGACCATGAGCGCACGCTTCTGGTGGAGGCCGGCGCCGGCAGCGGCAAAACTGCGCTCATGGCCGGACGGGTGGCATTGCTCATCGGAGCGGGGGCTGATCCCAAGGACATCGTCGCCATCACCTTCACGGAGGCGGCTGCGGCCGAACTGTTGGAGCGGATCGAGACCCTGGTGCGGGATCTCTTGTCCGGCGCAGTTCCCATCGAGTTGGCCGCAGCATTGCCATCCGGCCTGACCGAGGCTCAGAGGGACCATCTGAGCCGGGGAAGCGAGACGCTGGACGAAATCACCTGCACCACCATCCACGGCTTCTGCCAACAACTGATCCGGCCCTATTCGGTGGAGACCGGCCTGGACCCGGGCGCCGCCGTCATCGATCCGGCGGCGGCGGAACTCGCCTACCAGGACCTGTTGGACGCCTGGCTCTCGGCTCGGTTGGGAAGGGACCGGGGCGCCGATGGCCTGGGGCGCATTCCTCCCATCGGGGACGCTGGCGGGGAAGGGGATTTCCTGGCCGCCCTGGTGCTGGCGGCGCCCGACGAAACGCTGAGGCTCGTCAGGCGGACGGCCCGGTTCCTGAAGGAACACCGCACCGCGGAAGCCGCCCCGGCCGAGGTCGATTCGACGGTCTTTGAACGGCTCGTGGAATCCACCGGCGAGCTTGCCGCCTGGTACCGAAACTGCGGCGTAGAGGAGCCGGACACCGGGGAAATGATCCAGGATCTCCTGCGGGTCGCCGATCTCGTGGACGAGGCGGGCAGGCAGCGCCTGACCGGCCGACCCCTGGCGGCGCTTCTGGGTCATCAGCCCCCCTCCGCCTGCAAGCGGGGGACAGGAGAGTTCAAGCAGTGGCGCCGCAAGACCAAATGGAGGAACGCGGCTGCGGCCATCGGCGGAAGCGTCGCGTTGGGGGAGCAACTCAGTGCGGCCGGGCAAACTTACTACGACACTTGCTCCATGGCCTATGCGATGTTTCGGACTCAGCTCGACGCCCTGGCGTCGGCGCTTTTCGTGGCGGAGTTCGACCGCTTCCGCGAGCTCTACGGGGACTACAAGCGAAACGCCGCTCTTCTTGATTTCGACGACCTCCTGTACCAGGCGCGGGATCTCCTGAAAAACAACGAATCCGTGCGGAAGGCGCTGGCGCGCCGCTATCCCCGCATCCTGGTGGACGAGTTTCAGGATACCGATCCCCTGCAGTCCGAGATCATCTGGAGGCTCGCCGGCGAGGGAGACCCCGCTTCGCCCTGGCACGACCGGGGCATTCGTCCGGGCGCGCTGTTTGTCGTGGCAGATCCGAAACAGGCCATTTACCGGTTCCGTGGCGCGGACGTCAACACCTACTTGCTGGCAAAAAAGGCTCTTGAGCAACACGACCCGTCCGCCATCCTGGACATCACCGCCAATTTCCGCACCCGGAGGCCGATCCTGGAATACGTCAATCGGCATTTCGAGCGGCTCCTGGACAAGTCCCGGGGCCAGCCTGGATTCACACTTCTCAAGGCGATACGTCCAGGCGATGGCAGACCCTGCGTCGCCGCCTTCGACATCGAGCTGGATGCGTCGGACAGAAACGCCCGGGGGAAACCGAGCGTCCATCGTGTCCGCCGGAAAGAGGCCCAAGCCGTGGCTGCCGTCGTCGCAGACCTCATCGGAGCCTATCCGGTTGGCGGCAAGCAGGGGGAATCGCACAGGCCGGCGAGGGCCGGAGACATCGCTCTCCTCGCCCCCACCGGCACCAGTCTCTGGATCTATGAGCAGGCCTTCGAGGATCTGGAGCTTCCCATCGCCACTCAGGCCGGAAAGGGCTTCTATCGCCGGCAGGAGGTCCAGGACCTCATCGCCATCGCGCGAGTCATCGCCGATGCACGTGACACGCTGGCGCTGGGGGCTCTGATTCGAGGCCCCCTGGTGGGGCTCACCGAAGAAGAGATCGCCGACGAGATCGAGGCGCTCCATGTCCGATCCGAACGCGGCGACTCCGGCCACGGTCCCGAGACGAAGGGCGCCGTGCGCCTCTCTCTCTGGACCGACCTGGACTCCATCGGCAACCCCGTGCTCCGGAGGACCCTGGAGGTGTTGCAGAACCTGGCGCGAAAGGCCCGGCGGCTGACCCCGTACCATCTCCTGGTGGAAGCGGTCGAAGAGCTGCACGTGAATTCCATTCTTAAGGCGCGCCATCCGCGGGGAGCCGAGCGGGCACTTGCCAACGTGGAGCTGGTCCTGGAAATGGCGCGAGCCTACGCGGGGCGCGGAATCGGCGACTTCGCCCGCGCCCTCTGGCAGCGCTGGAACGACCAGGACGCGCAAGCCGAGGGCCGTCCCGACGCCGCGGCCGACGCAGTGTCGATCATCACCATGCATTCGGCCAAGGGGCTCGAGTGGCCCATCGTGATTCCCATCAACTCGACGACCACACCGCGGCGGGTGACCGGATTCCTCTACGGGCGCCGGGACGACAGCATCCACATCAAGAGTCGCCTCTTTTCGAGCCCCGAATACTCGGAAGTCCGCTCGGACGAAGAACTCGAGCTGAACGCGGAACGGGTCCGTCTCTGGTACGTGGCGCTGACCCGCGCCCGGGACCTGCTGCTGCTCCCCAGGCAGAACGCAAGGATTCCCAACGATTGGCTCAGCCTGATCGACATCGATCTCGATTCCCTTCCTTCGATTTCAGCCGGCGGAGGGTTCCGAGGAGCGCCGGGACCTGGAGCCGGCTCCAGTCCCAATGCTCAGGATCTTGCCACCTGGAAACGGGAGGCTGCCGAGATCCATGCGAACCGGCGGCAAATATCATGGGATCGACCGTCTCGTCACGAGGCGCCCGTGGAACCGGAGGAAGAAGAGGAAGCCGTATCTGCCGGTATTGAGGCGACATTGAAAGCTGTTCCAGGCGTGGCCCAAGAGACGCCGGTCCAAGGAGGATGGACCCGCGGACTGATCCTGCACAAACTGATGGAGGAACTCCTGACCGGAGAAATCCATTCGGATGAGGCCGCCGTGCGGGCGCGAGCCGCCGACCTGATTGGTCAATTGGGCCTTGACGACGAAGAAGATGCGGCGGCGGGGCCGTCCAGTGCCGAGATGGCGGCCACAGTGATGCGGACCCTGCGACTTCCCCAAGTCGCTGCCCTCCGGCCGCGGCTGGTTCCCGAGTTTCCGGTCTACGCCAGCGCCGTCGAGGGTTCGGCGGTATCTCTCACGGCCGGCATTGCCGACGCCGTCGCCATTGACGGGAAGGGGCGCATCGACGTGGTGGTGGACTGGAAGAGCGACGTGAAACCTGCCGTGAAACAGGTCGCCATGTATCACCGGCAGATTCGCGACTACCTCCGATCGACCGAAGCCCGGACCGGCCTGATCGTCTTCATGAGTTCCGGCCGCGTCGACAGAATTGCACGGGGCGGCTGA
- a CDS encoding PD-(D/E)XK nuclease family protein, whose amino-acid sequence MIHSRYGWRSHRTEAALAGEQGLGLLTMEQLAARLAGGFLRPIDPDALKAAVAESVSEPLGELDSIKTLPGFQRAAAASLSKAWRAGLKLDEEAAAATSETAGTRLDSLARLEREVLSRLPANQLRPRDLAAAAARRAVHARSIFGRIEIHGRTEMSPVWRRLLSLMGRETDVVWVAEARETPDWLHDSGIEVETAPQASPTVRALSCASPRHEVLETLRWARKHLARGVLPQQIAIIATSPENWDDHLLALGEACNLPLHFIHGRTVLSTAEGQLAAALAEILLRGFSRARVVRLAALLRTQNQRFNTLPGNWWQALPDGAPLLDAARWRRAIAHMGGPDSPAGDCRPLLEEIIGTLARGRKEAEAIGERLLAGRALRIWRKALLEGPAAALDITLTGLRVDDGLEPGASMIWGPASAIAAAPRPFCRLLGLTSRSWPRRASEDSLLPNHVIPADRLDPLPVHEADRRDFETIWRTAGAEVVCSRARRDSEGRLNGISPLYPHHLGETHLAQSREPEHAASASDRLMARPAEFRRLPNAISARETWRDWHRHRLTAHDGLVRSGHPLLVRALDRCQSASSLVKLLRDPLGYLWTYGFGWRAPEETDEPLTLDALAFGSLLHDILQETVALLEEARAGGFAAASAEKIEQVAERAADHVRARWDDSRPVPPPVVWVRKCKEAEAMARDALTVDEEPLPGQRSWVEVPFGGGPRLEDLDEEVRSRMPWDPGSDVQIPRTKIRISGFIDRLDLTGDRNRARVTDYKSGKPSRRPPQIRGGSELQRCLYAFAVGRLISPTPQVDTRLLYPRAGGSLCPLDDPGETLERLADYLVAASVSFAQGNAVPGPDARETWYGLAFALPGGSRESYLEVKRPMADRALAGIAPLWEEP is encoded by the coding sequence GTGATTCACAGTCGTTACGGATGGCGAAGCCATCGGACCGAGGCTGCTCTGGCGGGCGAACAGGGTCTGGGCCTCCTGACCATGGAGCAGCTTGCCGCCCGTTTGGCCGGGGGCTTCCTTCGGCCCATCGATCCGGATGCTCTCAAGGCCGCGGTCGCTGAATCCGTCTCCGAACCGCTGGGTGAGCTGGACAGCATCAAGACTCTGCCTGGTTTTCAACGTGCCGCCGCGGCGAGTCTGTCCAAGGCCTGGCGCGCAGGTCTGAAACTGGACGAGGAAGCTGCGGCAGCGACCAGCGAAACGGCCGGAACCCGCCTCGACTCGCTGGCTCGACTCGAGCGCGAAGTGCTCTCCAGGCTGCCCGCCAATCAACTCCGGCCCCGTGACCTGGCGGCCGCCGCGGCGCGGCGCGCCGTTCATGCGCGTTCAATTTTCGGACGAATCGAGATTCACGGCCGCACGGAGATGTCTCCGGTGTGGCGCCGTCTTCTGTCGCTCATGGGCCGGGAAACCGATGTGGTCTGGGTTGCGGAAGCGAGAGAGACCCCGGATTGGCTCCACGACTCGGGGATCGAAGTCGAGACTGCTCCGCAGGCGAGCCCCACGGTCCGGGCTCTCTCCTGTGCCAGCCCACGCCACGAGGTGCTGGAAACTCTGCGCTGGGCCCGGAAACACCTTGCCCGGGGCGTGTTGCCCCAGCAGATCGCCATCATCGCGACTTCGCCGGAGAACTGGGACGACCATCTGCTGGCACTGGGGGAAGCATGCAATCTGCCCCTCCACTTCATTCACGGCCGCACCGTGCTTTCGACGGCCGAAGGGCAGCTTGCCGCAGCCCTCGCGGAGATCCTGCTGCGCGGATTCTCACGCGCCCGGGTCGTCCGTCTGGCAGCGCTCCTCCGGACTCAAAACCAACGATTCAATACCCTGCCCGGTAATTGGTGGCAGGCCTTGCCCGACGGAGCCCCATTGCTGGACGCTGCACGCTGGCGCCGGGCGATCGCCCATATGGGCGGCCCCGACTCTCCCGCCGGCGACTGCCGGCCGCTACTGGAGGAGATCATTGGAACCCTGGCCCGGGGCCGGAAGGAAGCGGAGGCCATCGGCGAACGGCTGCTGGCCGGGAGAGCGCTCCGGATCTGGCGCAAGGCGTTGCTGGAAGGACCGGCCGCAGCACTCGACATCACCCTGACCGGACTGCGCGTCGACGACGGACTCGAGCCGGGCGCCTCCATGATCTGGGGGCCGGCATCCGCCATCGCCGCGGCTCCTCGGCCTTTCTGCCGGCTCCTGGGCCTGACCTCCCGTTCCTGGCCGCGCCGCGCGAGCGAAGATTCTCTCCTGCCGAATCACGTCATCCCGGCGGATCGTCTCGATCCCCTGCCCGTTCACGAAGCGGACCGGCGCGATTTCGAGACCATCTGGAGAACGGCGGGGGCTGAAGTCGTCTGTTCCCGGGCCCGGCGCGACAGCGAAGGGCGGCTCAACGGCATTTCTCCACTCTACCCTCATCATCTCGGCGAAACCCATCTGGCCCAGAGCCGGGAGCCGGAGCATGCCGCCAGCGCCAGCGACCGCTTGATGGCCCGGCCCGCCGAATTCCGCCGTCTCCCGAACGCGATTTCGGCGCGCGAGACTTGGCGCGATTGGCATCGACACCGATTGACCGCTCACGACGGGCTGGTCAGGAGCGGTCATCCCCTGCTGGTTCGCGCCCTCGACCGATGCCAATCCGCCAGTTCTCTGGTCAAGCTGCTGCGAGATCCCCTGGGATACCTCTGGACCTACGGATTCGGATGGAGGGCTCCCGAAGAAACGGACGAGCCGCTGACTCTCGATGCGCTGGCCTTCGGCAGCCTGCTGCACGACATTCTGCAGGAAACGGTCGCTCTCCTGGAGGAGGCTCGGGCCGGCGGTTTCGCCGCCGCTTCCGCTGAAAAAATTGAACAGGTCGCTGAACGGGCGGCAGATCACGTGAGGGCCCGGTGGGACGACTCGCGGCCGGTGCCGCCCCCCGTCGTGTGGGTCCGCAAGTGCAAGGAGGCGGAAGCGATGGCCCGGGACGCGTTGACGGTGGACGAAGAGCCTTTGCCCGGGCAGCGGAGCTGGGTCGAGGTCCCGTTCGGCGGTGGCCCCCGATTGGAGGACCTCGACGAAGAGGTCCGCTCCCGCATGCCGTGGGATCCCGGTTCCGACGTGCAAATCCCTCGCACGAAAATCCGCATCAGCGGATTCATCGACCGCCTCGATCTTACCGGGGATCGAAACCGGGCCCGGGTCACCGACTACAAGTCGGGAAAGCCGAGCCGCCGGCCGCCCCAGATCAGGGGTGGCTCGGAGCTTCAGCGGTGCCTCTACGCGTTTGCGGTCGGGAGGCTGATCTCCCCCACGCCCCAAGTGGACACGCGCCTCCTCTATCCGAGAGCCGGTGGATCCCTTTGTCCCCTGGATGACCCCGGCGAGACTCTGGAAAGACTGGCGGACTACCTGGTAGCGGCGTCGGTATCGTTCGCCCAGGGGAACGCGGTTCCCGGTCCGGACGCAAGAGAGACGTGGTACGGCTTGGCCTTTGCACTGCCGGGCGGCTCCAGGGAAAGCTATCTGGAGGTCAAGCGACCAATGGCCGACCGGGCTCTCGCCGGCATCGCCCCCCTTTGGGAGGAGCCATGA
- a CDS encoding tartrate dehydrogenase — MQSYRITTYPGDGIGQEVTAETLRVLEAVQDVDGGFRLEVTRVPWGSDYYHRHGTVVPDDYLERLAPSDAIFLGAIGDPARIPDHVTLAPLIRIRQRFDQYACVRPARLFPGVRTPLAGKGPQDIDLVVIRENSEGEYVDNGGRFRVGTPDEFAVQTALHTRKGIERILRFGFRMAGTRRSHLTMITKSNAQRYGFVLWDEVLEQLKSEYPDIEVAKYHIDAAVMNMVRWPERFDVVVASNLFGDILTDLSGILAGGLGQAPSSNINPERRFPSMFEPVHGSAPDITGQGIANPTAAILSGANMLRWLGEERAAVAVEQAVEVTFAQGHGTPDLGGGHTTRSFTDRILENLRV, encoded by the coding sequence ATGCAAAGTTATCGGATTACCACCTACCCCGGAGATGGAATCGGCCAGGAGGTCACGGCTGAGACGCTCCGTGTATTGGAAGCGGTGCAGGACGTTGACGGCGGCTTCCGTTTGGAGGTGACCCGGGTCCCCTGGGGCTCGGACTACTACCACCGGCACGGCACGGTGGTGCCGGACGACTACCTGGAACGGTTGGCCCCCAGCGACGCCATCTTCCTGGGAGCCATCGGAGACCCGGCCCGGATTCCCGACCACGTCACCCTGGCTCCGCTGATCCGCATCCGCCAGCGCTTCGACCAGTACGCCTGCGTGAGGCCCGCCCGGCTCTTTCCGGGGGTTCGGACGCCACTCGCCGGGAAGGGGCCTCAGGACATCGACCTGGTGGTGATTCGGGAGAACTCCGAGGGTGAGTACGTCGACAACGGAGGCCGTTTCCGCGTGGGCACCCCCGATGAGTTCGCGGTCCAGACCGCCCTGCACACGCGCAAGGGGATCGAGCGGATTCTCCGCTTCGGGTTTCGGATGGCCGGCACCCGGCGGAGCCACCTGACCATGATCACCAAGTCCAACGCCCAGCGCTACGGCTTCGTGCTCTGGGACGAGGTCCTGGAACAACTCAAGTCCGAGTATCCGGACATCGAAGTGGCCAAATACCACATCGACGCAGCGGTCATGAATATGGTGCGGTGGCCCGAGCGGTTCGACGTGGTGGTGGCCTCCAACCTGTTCGGCGACATCCTGACCGATCTATCCGGGATCCTGGCGGGTGGACTGGGTCAGGCGCCCTCCTCCAACATCAACCCCGAGCGGCGATTCCCCTCCATGTTCGAACCGGTCCACGGCTCCGCGCCCGACATTACCGGCCAAGGCATCGCCAACCCCACGGCGGCTATCCTGAGCGGAGCCAACATGCTCCGCTGGCTGGGGGAGGAACGGGCCGCCGTTGCCGTTGAACAGGCCGTGGAAGTGACATTTGCCCAAGGCCACGGCACCCCCGATCTGGGCGGCGGCCATACGACCCGGTCGTTTACCGACCGAATTCTGGAGAATCTTCGAGTCTGA